Proteins from a single region of Hordeum vulgare subsp. vulgare chromosome 6H, MorexV3_pseudomolecules_assembly, whole genome shotgun sequence:
- the LOC123406158 gene encoding probable UDP-N-acetylglucosamine--peptide N-acetylglucosaminyltransferase SPINDLY, with amino-acid sequence MESLQGKESNGAVPVCNGGGGAAAPPAKQQLPEGTDALRYANILRSRNKFADALQLYTTVLDKDGANVEALIGKGICLQAQSLPRQALDCFTEAVKVDPKNACALTHCGMIYKDEGHLVEAAEAYQKARSADPSYKAASEFLAIVLTDLGTSLKLAGNTEDGIQKYCEALEVDSHYAPAYYNLGVVYSEMMQFDVALTCYEKAALERPLYAEAYCNMGVIYKNRGELDAAIACYDRCLTISPNFEIAKNNMAIALTDLGTKVKIEGDINQGVAYYKKALFYNWHYADAMYNLGVAYGEMLNFEMAIVFYELALHFNPRCAEACNNLGVIYKDRDNLDKAVECYQMALSIKPNFSQSLNNLGVVYTVQGKMDAAASMIEKAILANPTYAEAYNNLGVLYRDAGSITLSVQAYERCLQIDPDSRNAGQNRLLAMNYIDEGSDDKLYDAHREWGKRFMKLYAQYTSWDNPKVADRPLVIGYVSPDFFTHSVSYFVEAPLTHHDYTKCKVVVYSGVVKADAKTLRFKDKVLKKGGVWRDIYGIDEKKVATLVREDKVDILVELTGHTANNKLGTMACRPAPIQVTWIGYPNTTGLPAIDYRITDSLADSPNTNQKHVEELVRLPESFLCYTPSPEAGPVCPTPAISNGFITFGSFNNLAKITPKVMQVWARILCAVPNSRLVVKCKPFCCDSIRQKFLSTLEELGLESLRVDLLPLIHLNHDHMQAYSLMDISLDTFPYAGTTTTCESLYMGVPCVTMAGSVHAHNVGVSLLTKVGLGRLVAKTEDEYVSLALDLASDVSALEELRKSLRELMIKSPVCDGESFTRGLESAYRSMWHRYCDGDSPALRRLEVLADQTGEDLNKTAVKLADLKAQRVNATAEEDNQSPVTKFDATSKGGEQPQPQIMVNGVTSPEGNQAVKAQPQIMVNGVSSPHSPSGRCEANGHSSR; translated from the exons ATGGAGTCCCTCCAAGGGAAGGAGAGCAACGGCGCTGTTCCTGTCTgcaatggtggtggtggtgctgctgctcccCCTGCCAAGCAGCAGCTGCCGGAAGGGACCGACGCCCTTCGGTATGCCAACATACTCCGGTCACGCAACAAGTTTGCTGATGCTCTCCAGTTGTACACTACTGTGCTTGACAAGGATGGGGCCAATGTGGAGGCCCTTATCGGAAAGGGGATCTGCCTCCAGGCCCAGAGCCTGCCAAGGCAGGCCTTGGATTGCTTCACCGAGGCTGTCaaggtcgatccaaagaatgcgtgCGCTCTCACGCATTGTGGGATGATATACAAAGACGAGGGTCACTTGGTTGAGGCCGCAGAG GCGTATCAAAAAGCTCGAAGTGCGGATCCTTCCTATAAAGCTGCCTCGGAATTTCTTGCTATTGTATTGACCGATCTTGGAACTAGCTTGAAGCTTGCAGGCAATACAGAAGATGGGATTCAAAAATATTGTGAAGCTCTTGAAGTGGATAGCCACTATGCG CCTGCTTATTACAACCTTGGGGTGGTTTATTCAGAGATGATGCAATTTGACGTAGCTCTTACTTGTTATGAAAAGGCTGCATTAGAGAGACCATTGTATGCTGAAGCTTATTGCAATATGGGGGTTATTTACAAGAATCGGGGAGAGCTAGACGCAGCAATTGCCTGCTACGACAG GTGCCTGACTATTTCCCCGAACTTTGAGATTGCTAAGAATAACATGGCAATAGCACTAACCGACTTGGGTACAAAG GTTAAAATTGAAGGTGACATCAATCAAGGTGTGGCATATTACAAGAAAGCTCTATTCTATAATTGGCACTATGCTGATGCAATGTATAATCTTGGTGTTGCATATGGTGAAATGTTGAATTTTGAGATG GCTATTGTTTTTTACGAACTCGCTCTGCACTTCAATCCTCGCTGTGCGGAGGCATGCAACAACCTGGGAGTAATATACAAGGATAGGGATAATCTCGACAAAGCCGTTGAATGTTATCAA ATGGCCTTGTCAATTAAGCCAAATTTCTCCCAGTCATTGAATAACCTTGGAGTTGTCTATACGGTTCAG GGCAAGATGGATGCTGCCGCGAGCATGATTGAGAAGGCCATACTTGCAAATCCCACATATGCTGAAGCATATAATAACTTAG GTGTTCTTTACAGAGATGCTGGAAGTATTACGTTATCTGTACAGGCATATGAAAGATGCCTTCAAATAGATCCTGATTCACGAAATGCCGGTCAG AATCGTTTGCTTGCAATGAACTATATTGACGAGGGCTCAGATGACAAGCTTTATGATGCTCACAG GGAATGGGGAAAGCGCTTTATGAAATTGTATGCACAGTATACTAGTTGGGATAACCCAAAAGTCGCTGATCGTCCACTGGTCATCGGTTATgtttctcctgatttttttactCACTCCGTGTCTTACTTCGTTGAAGCCCCCCTTACACACCATGATTACACAAAGTGCAAGGTGGTCGTGTATTCTGGTGTTGTGAAG GCAGATGCCAAGACCCTTCGATTCAAGGATAAGGTGTTAAAAAAGGGCGGGGTCTGGAGAGATATATATGGTATTGATGAAAAGAAGGTTGCCACCTTGGTCAGAGAGGATAAAGTGGATATACTTGTGGAACTTACTGGTCATACAGCAAATAATAAATTAGGAACAATGGCGTGCCGGCCTGCTCCTATTCAG GTTACATGGATTGGTTACCCTAATACGACAGGTTTACCAGCAATTGACTACCGAATAACAGATTCATTGGCTGATTCTCCTAATACAAACCAAAA GCATGTTGAAGAGTTGGTGCGCCTTCCTGAAAGTTTCCTTTGTTACACTCCTTCTCCAGAAGCTGGGCCAGTTTGTCCCACACCAGCAATTTCAAATGGTTTCATCACGTTTGGTAGTTTTAACAATCTAGCAAAG ATCACACCGAAAGTTATGCAAGTTTGGGCCAGAATATTATGTGCAGTCCCTAACTCGAGGCTTGTGGTTAAGTGCAAGCCATTCTGCTGTGACAGTATCAGACAGAAATTTTTGTCGACACTTGAGGAGTTGGGTTTGGAGTCACTACGAGTTGATTTACTACCACTCATCCATCTCAACCATGACCACATGCAAGCATATTCCTTAATGGACATCAG CCTAGATACGTTTCCATATGCTGGGACTACCACTACATGTGAATCTCTTTACATGGGGGTTCCATGTGTTACAATGGCTGGTTCAGTTCATGCTCATAATGTTGGTGTTAGCCTACTCACTAAAGTTG GGTTGGGGAGGTTGGTTGCCAAAACGGAGGATGAATATGTTAGCTTAGCACTGGATTTGGCATCAGATGTGAGTGCCTTAGAAGAACTGAGGAAGAGCCTCCGAGAACTGATGATAAAATCACCAGTCTGTGACGGAGAGAGTTTCACACGTGGGCTGGAATCTGCATACCGAAGCATGTGGCATAGGTACTGTGATGGGGATTCACCAGCTCTCAGGCGCCTAGAAGTGTTGGCGGACCAGACGGGCGAAGACTTGAACAAGACGGCTGTGAAACTTGCAGATCTTAAAGCACAGAGAGTGAATGCTACTGCAGAGGAAGATAATCAGTCCCCGGTAACGAAGTTTGACGCCACGTCCAAGGGAGGTGAGCAGCCGCagccccaaataatggtgaatggCGTGACTTCACCTGAAGGTAACCAGGCCGTGAAGGCGCagccccaaataatggtgaatggTGTGAGTTCACCGCACTCCCCTTCCGGGAGATGCGAAGCAAATGGGCACAGCAGCCGATGA